In Phaseolus vulgaris cultivar G19833 chromosome 3, P. vulgaris v2.0, whole genome shotgun sequence, the sequence AGAAAAACTTCCCACACTTTCCAATTATTGTACTATTTAAAGGAAAAGTACATTGGCTTTATAGCTAGTCTTGCTAATAGCCATAAAGAAACAAATAATGTTGAATATATGATTATAACAAAAGTAGGGATCTGATGCCTAGATAAACATTATTGAAAACCTGACAAGAAATAATCCAATCAGAGTTTTATTAGGATATCAATTACCCAACTACTGTTTATAGTCGTACCTATCATTCAAAATTACAACAATTTGGCAAATTTCATTTGATATAATGAACCGAGATTGCGAACACTGATGACAAATTGCAAGCACGAGTGCATGCTTAAATGTCTTAACACTAACAAGTAGGCTTAAAATTGCAAACTACTTTACTGAAacaaaagaaaggaaaagaaataaTGCCCAACGTCCCAAGCCATATTATATTGCAATTTGAAATGAGAATTAAGGCCCTTCAATCACGAAAATACGAAAGCCAAAACATGAAGGATAGATCACAGATTAAGACAGGGTCCACAAGGACAAGTAGATAATATTGCAcctaataaaatatatcatattataTAGTCAAAAAAAGAGCACTGGCATGGAGAGAATATCCAACCTCTAAGCCTGGAGGCCACACTGCCATTAGACATATAAGGATAAACCAAAAGTTTCTCATTAGATGTAGCACAATAGCCAATTAAGCGAAGTAAATTGCGATGAACTGCCAAGCTGATCATCTCCAACTCTGTTTGGAACTGCGATTCGCCAGCACTGCCATTTACATCTTTCAGCCTTTTCACCGCCACCATCGTGCCATCTCCAAACTTCCCCCTATAGACATTGCCAAAGCCTCCAGCACCAAGTATATTCTTGGAGCTGAAATTATCCGTAGCATGTTGAAGCTCTCTGAAAGTGAAATTCTTTAGATTGCCCAAGCTAAGAACTCCTTCCTCCTTATAATCTGCAACATTACCAAAGCCATAAATATTAATACCTTGATAATACCAATCCAGTACCATATAATCTAAGAACCCCAGTTGCAAACTACCCACCACTGATATACAGGATGGCTCCGTGCTGTCGTTTCTTTCTGTACCAAAATAGTCCAAAAAGCAGGAGGATGAGAGAAGCACAACTAAGACTGATCCCAAGTGCTATTGCTAGATTTTTGGACTTGTGTTTTCCTGTAGACAAAAATGAAATACATATTAAAAACGTTGtgtaaagaaaatgagaaacCGTGAAGGTGGGAGGTAAAAGGACGTACCTTCTGATGACACTTGCGAGAAGGAAATTGGTATGAGGGTTGTTGACCCCGAGCAACCTTCAGTAGTGCTGCTCCCACAAACTAATGGGTTCCCCACAATACTAAACAAACAGAAGTAACAGTGAATTAGGACAGAAGCACAGTTGACACTGAAATAATATAATACCGTGTCCACAAAACAAACAGATGAGCAAAAAGAGAGATCATACTTGAATGATCTGGTTGGGAACTTGGGCAATGGTCCACTGAGATTGTTATAAGACAGGTCCCTGAGTGCATAGATTTAGCATATCATAGTTTCAGCAAAGAAATTGACAAACAGTAAGAAATGAACCAAGTGGCAGGTTATTTCGATTTTCAAGACACTGACGTGTGAGAAGAGGGAACTACACTCACAAGAAAGCAAGCTGTGGGGTTTTTGCCAGTGACTCGGGAAAGGATCCGGACAAATTATTGTTGTTGAGCCTCCTGCTCCCAATGTGGACAAAGAAATAGTAAATTAATAAATTGCATTACATAATTTACAAAACAAGATTTGAATCCAAAAAAGAGGCAACAGAATctcaaaacacaaaaaataaaataataaactttacacctcaacaaaaaaaaaagcaagTCAACAACAAAAGAACAGTTAGTGGGCATTAGCCAATCGTTGCTTAAATAATTTCCCGCACTTTCTTTAGCAAAAGATGACTAAAATCAAGGAAACAATAATTACTCACAGGTACTGGAGACTATTCAATTGACTAAGAGATGCAGGAATCACCCCTGAGAATAGGTTATTAGAAAGGTCTAATGTCTGAAGTTTGGGAAGCGCTCCAAGTTCCGGCGGTATATTGCCTGAGATATTGTTGTTCTGCAGCAATCTGCATTAAACCATCAAACCACTTTCAGAACACTCCAACCCccataaaaaacattaaaaaaaagtctAAAAACGGCACGAAACGAGAATCGTGGCAGCTATCCATGTAGCAGTAGATAACCGATACACGATTAgagacataaaaaaaaacacgaaAAAAAGTTGCAGAGGTCGGAAAGAGGAGAAGGTGCTAACACTTGTCGAAGATTCGTTAGATTTCCGATTGCTGGAGAGAAAGTTCCAGAGAGAGATTGGCTAGGCGCTCCTCTGCAGAGAGAAAAACGAAAGTGAGAAAGAAAATGcaggaaaagagaaagaaagcgTTTAGTATAGTACTAACAGGCCTATGACAAGGTCATCAGAAGAGCAAGTGATCATGGTCCAACTGCAAGCGTCGACGGAGTATTCATCCCAGTTGTTCAAGACGCCGTGAGGATCATTGAGAGCTGCTTTTATGTTCATCAAAGCCTCCACTGCAATTGAGCGATGTTAGTAGAAATAACCAATATGAATTAAGAGAAGCTTAAAAGCAGGGAGAGTTACGGTTATTGACCTTCGGGATTGCGAGGCTGGGAAGCAGAGGAAAaagagaggaagaagaggagaaAGAGGAAGTGCAGAGCCATGAGAGAGAGGAAGAAGTTGAGATGAAAGAAAGGTTGGTGATAGAATGAGAGAGTGGAGCAACGCAGCACCAAACCGATCCTTTTTCTATCTTTCGAATTCTCTCTCCTCCTCCTTCTTTTGCTATATCTCTTTCCTCTTttgctttctctctctcttctgtGTCATTGCTTTTTACTCAGCACAAGAACGTGAAGGAGCCCGCGAGAATCAAAACGTCCATCAGATGTTGCATTGCATTGCAGTGCAGTCCCAGCCTCCACTGTATCTATCTTGCTTCCTTCTACcgcttcttttcttttttttctattttcattttactGTTTTATACACCTTGTCTTGTCAATACTCACTttctataatattattataaactaCTTTACTTACAATCATTTATCAAACTGTTTTCAAAAACACCAAACAACAATccttttttatcattataatccaacgttattttttttaatagtttccTTTTTATAGATTCataaatttactatttttttcaagtttaaaaCATCATCGATCCTAACTTTTTTACCTTTCGCCCATGCTAACCGAAGCAATAACGTTTTTGTGCTTCCATGCTACCAAatcatgcaccatttttttgtCTTCACTTTTTCACGCAAGAAGCCTTATTCTTCTCTCCTTTCAACCAACCAACGTTTCGAATTGGGGTGATTTGTATTAtgtaattaatatataagattgtgtgatttattaatgaatataagttaaaattagaaaatataacAACAGTTATTAAACAAGTTATatcatgtttttaatattttcaataaaatgtttaacaattttataataataatctatTAGTGtgattttatatgatttttatattgaattaaaataaactatatattattttgatgtttggttttataaatttatttaatgacaAATTATACTAAATTTAATCACAAACATTCATGTATGTTTTaaccttttattattattattattattattattttatatttatgtatttctttaattttttttattgtgacaTTAGTTGataaatttatcatttaaaCAATCTGATCAACATATATTATATTCACCATAGTGAAAATTATGTAATGTTTattgttcttcaatttgttctacTTTTAAATAAGTCTCGATTAAGTATAAAATTTGATAAAGAAGATATGACACATAATAAGGAAGAAACTAATGCATTAACAATGTCAACAACTTGTTACTGTTATTTAAAAATCACAAATTGATTTATCTTGACTTGTTTTTTATACCAACTTATATGAAGAGAAGTACAAATACAAATTGtaagataacttttttttttacattgtaATGGAAATGGAGCTAACATTGATAATGAAATAACAAAGTTGGGGCATTATTGGAGAAGATGTGCTTCAAATGACTCGTTttattatattgaaattttgatttgttgTACTTGTGATGTATGTCACTTTGCTAAACAAAAGAAGCAAAATTTTCTCTTTGCAACACCAAGTctacaatttttttgaaatattatattaatactcGAAAACTACTTGGAATTCGCGTGTAGAAAGTTGCAAATATTTTATCACCTTGGTGGATGACTTTACAAGGTTCACTTTGATATGTTTGTTAAAGGAATATAATAAGTAAGAGTGAGTTTACAAaacattataattaaacttGGTTATGAAATTGACAACTTAAAAATCTTGAGAAGTGACAATGAACCTAAATTTTCTATGCATGAATTTTTCAGTAACAAATAACTTGTTCACCATATTAGTTGTGTTTGACACCGCCtcctttattaaaaataaaacctcCTATGAGATTTTACATAATCATTCACCAGATCTTAACCATTTAAATTTGGGTGTTTAACATTTCTTGGTACCTTGGTGTCTTATGTGACAAGCTCATTCCAAGAGCTCAAATTGGTGCTTTTTTAGGATATAGGGAAGGTATAAaggtttttttcttttcattttaaagaTTCAATGCattattgttttaataaatgTTGATATATTCGTATGCATCAATCATTTGTTTATACATCTAACAATTATAATCACACTAGCATTTCATTAGAGGAAATTATTGGACACAATTATGTACTGACAAATTCAACCAATGAAACTATTAATTATATGAAGTTATATTACTTCATGTAAGTCAAAATGACCTCACTTTTTTTACCAAGACATCTAAATATGATTATTTGAAATAAGTCGTGAGTAAGGGACTACTTGCTCTTGAGCAAAATCAAGCTTGGCCCTTGATGAATCTTCTCCCAAAAAAGCATTCGACTAGATGTAGACGGAATAATAAGATTAAACATAAGTCTAATGGTACAATTGAAATATTTAAGGCATTGTTGGTTGTCAAGGGGTATACATAAACAATGAGTTTgaattatttaataactttttatccAGTGAAAAACCcaatattgtaaaatttattatcattttcaacaaaaaatattggtttttagAACAACTTTATATCAACAATGTTTTTATTTGACTTGCTATAAGAGGTGTGTATGATTCCACCATTAGGTTTGAATCTTAATAATCCACAACACGTTTGCAAATTGTGAAAACCTATTTTACTGTTTAAAGCAAGCTAATAAATAATGGAATTTCAAACTTACTTTCACTCTTATATATTTAAGCTTTGTTCAAAGCACTTTTGATTACTTTTTGTTTGTAAAGACTACAAGTTTCTATTTGTTTGTCATTCTTATGTAGGTTGATTATACGATAACCACTAAAAATGGTGTTGTAGAATTGAATGTTGTCAAGAATAATGGTGGTTTGGATGGACCTCCATCATTGGTCCTCTTCACTATTTCTTAAGATTGGAGTTTTGTCCATGTATTGGTATGAACCAAAAAACGTATTGTCTTAACTTATATGGATTCATCTCGCACATTGTACGATGAAGGATAATTGTTAGATAACTCCTTTGAGTATGGAAAAACTTATAggatatttaatttatttggtTAATCCTtaattaaacatttattttgCTATTTAACAGTTGAGTAAATATGTTCTAAACCAATATAACCTCACATGTAAGTTGTTTACCGTGTTCTCATGTATTTAGAGGGATCTCCATATATTAACCTATTTTTGtcttttacaaaataatttgtatTCGATTAAATTTGTTGTCATGATAGTAGGTATTTTATCACAAGTTATCGTATGTGGTGTTGGTTTCTTAaaagtttaataaataaaaaattgtctttaaaTCCTCTTGTGAAGCTAAATAAATAGCATTGACCTCACTTATTAATAAACTTCAATCGATGAATTATTTATGACATAACTAATTTCTTGATTCTCACTCCTTTTGCATCTTTGTCGGATAATAGAGTAactatatataacaaaaaaaatcattacagGTATAAAGTATATTGAAATCtattatattatcatttaaTAACACACAAGTTTCAAGAGGTATTCACTTACTACTTAGTTTATCTCTTAACTTACTAAGCTTCTTCATTGTGAAAAACTCAAAGCAAATCCAAAGTTCTCAACAAACTAATATCAGTTACTGATTTTCAAATATCAATTAGAGGATTTCAGCAAACTAATATTAGTTACTAGTTTTCAATTATCAATTACATGATTTACATTAAACTGCTTTCAGTTAAATTATcattcataaatataataatttgtattgacttatttaattatttttaatattttttatcatttataagttaaatttaaatcttttaaaggaaaaaaataaatattgtattaaaattaaaagtgtatCTGCATACataatacaattaaaaaaattaagacacTAATATTTTACTATTATCATAAAATcttgttaaataaattatactcagtagatgtatttaaaatatattatacattATATTATAAAGATAAAGTGCATTGAATAATATAAACATATTCATGTGTATATTCTCCATACGTTGAACATTATTTATATGTTGTTAGTGCTATTATGTTTAAGATAGAAAATCAATATGAAACCTTGTAATAATGTTTATTGGTTTGCTAGTTTTAGATATGTAAGTAAGTCCATATAGGAAATACAGGTATGCATGTAATGTAATGAATGTGAGAATGAGGATTAAGataattataagataaaatGCAAGTATTTGTtataaacatctcatactcgcATAATTGGGCTCAATTAATTAGACATATGTTTTAGAAATCAGAATAAATTGAGTTGGATTGACTAAACATcgtaaatttattatttatttaaaagatatttgtgtttgtaataaaattataataaacaaaatgaaaacctaattaaTTGTAAATATGTTATCTATTGACGATTGAcgttaaattaaattatgtcttttttattttctatcatTAATTTATGATTCCACGTAATACTTCTTGATATAAAaatggttaaaaaaataaatattatgtttGAGGAAATTGAGCAATAAGTTAATTGAAATTTGGAGAAAATTGGAAGAAGAATTGGGGAAATGATGATGATACTGATAAAGCAAAGCTGCGTTGATTTGACAAAGACTCCCTCACTGCACTGCGCAGCCAATGTTCCGTCCAACCACACAGTGGGTCcctccttttccttttttttcttcctttgctTTTTATCAGGCCCAACCATTCTTCATTtagctttttctttttaattggACCAAGGacaaattatgaaattaaaaaaataaatagaagaaaaagatagaaaaagTAAAGAGGGTTTGAGACGGTGTAATTAAGCACAAGAGAATATAAATGAATAGATAGTTGGataaattattttgttgttgagaattttattttctttcttgtttttaaattattgatgTAAAATAATTGCAGGATGAGttgttttgaaatgtttttctAAAGTAAAATGgtgaaattaaatattattatgaacTACTAAAAAGTAATACATGAATAGACTTTCTtgtatatcttttatttttcattattttctattaaGTTTGTTATTGATAATTATGTACTCTTCCAACATTACTATGTTGACAAAAACACACGTACAACccattaatatatttataatatattttattatacaaCTATATGATATAAAGTCCTAAAAAATGTTTATGCCATGTATAACATATGTACATAATTTTTGTAAACATGTAaataatcttttttatttattagacATGTTGTCActcttttcaatattttcttttattttgtatatttataatattatacattatacataatatatatatatatatatactaattatGTTTCAACAATATAGTCGTTCGTCAactaacataataaataaattattaattattttattttatattttaataatattcttaaGACACGTTTATATCAAATATGATTTATTGAAAACAAATATTTGTAGGTCAGAATAGTACatatatttacttatttaaatatgatatatgATATTCCTTCACACATAATATGATAATCCAGTTGTTTATTAACAAAGTTTATATGTCACCTTTATCACATTTACTTGCTGCTTGGACTACTTATCACACTTCAAAATCGACCTTAAGTATTAATGCATTATATCATATAAATATCATCATACGTGTATATTACATATATCCtaaaaattatatcatatttaCCATACTTATCTATACACACTAATATGCATGTTGTATACAATTAAATCACACAATGTATACATCAAAGTCATCAATAATATTAGTACACATTAttcaagtaataataataaagttaaCCACATATAACTATATATACTTATACatgtattatatatttataaaataagatttttcatttagtatatataaattatttttctattttaattttaaattataataaagaattcacaggaaaaaaaaacaaaagttatataaaatacagtgaaagaaaaagaaggagAATGAAAGGAAACTAGAAAAGTAATTAGAAAAAAACTCTGTTATAGATTAAAGAAACAACTACTATTTTAGTtacaagtaatttttttattgcaaGATAACtttaatcaaatatataatagataatatatttaattcttttatttttatttaaaaaatagaaaataatatatatatatatatatatatatatatatatattaagagaGCATAATAAATAGTACGGatacattatttttatatcaatacACAAGGAAGATGTGTATATACTTTATATTCCTATTTCGCCATATAATGATATTTAAGAAAACAATAACGATACACATATCAATGCCGATAACAAACGATACACATATATCAACATAAGAATACattacaaatttttaattttccaaCTTCATAACAAACTACAAATAggtcattattatttttatacaaccaatattattatactttattttcttaaaaaatacaaaGTCATGGAATGTCTATTtctcattaataaataaataaagaacgAAAGAAGATACATTATTTTAGTAAATACGTTTTAAATTTccaattttacttttataaccATGCTATTATTTctcttttgttaattttatttacacTTTATGTTGCTCCTATCTTCCAACACCAAAATAGAccataaataaattgtataaatattattaacaatttttttttcttttagaaatataaaattagtagttttatgtaaaattaatatttatcctTATTTAAAACTTTAGACATTCTtgatattttcaataaaaaaattattgtcaattttttttacgtgagaaataaatttttagtattGACTTAGCACTAACGTGATATACTAAAATTTGTTTGTTGTacgaaaaattaaaaaaaaaatagtggtAAGAAAATTTATTCCAACAATTTCTATAGTTTCCTAAATATTcacaaaattaaagtttaaattatcacaaaatgaatttaactaaaaaaaataaggttAAAAAGTGTATATTTTCTTGAAAACTAAAAAGATGTCTTCACTtgtaattgaagaaaaaaaaataacataaagtAGAAGCTAGATATGACAGCTAGTCTCAAAACGCAAATTCAGTTATGGATCATCAATGTCCTCAACAATTATTTTGCAGTGCAATTGCATTTCATCACAACCCAAAGCATCACGTGTTAGAAAACAATGAAGAATTTTACTCTCTTAATAGATTTTgcattaaaaacaacattattTGTGGCTCAACAATCCTCTACTTAGGATTTAGGGATACCAAACAAATGAATTAGAAGgattttaaattaaactaaaataaattatttaaatataaacaattatttcatttataattagttacaaattattaaaatactcatttataaaatatatcacAAACTTACTTTTCATTTATGGGTGAATATGtaatattttctttacaaaaataTGCTTCATTAACTAGTTGTGATTCTTAGTGATCAGTGGCCAAAGGAATGGAACCTCCTTTCTGCTTTAGGATATTATTTGGCTCATGTTCCTTCTCCATTTCTAATCCTCCATATTATACTtacaaaaataaagagaaagattaatttttaaaaacgaATATTTCGTTCAAAAGACATTCTTAAagtttcaaaattctaaaaaaataaaacatatatttgtTACCTTTGTcaattgttttataaatttaattttctaatactaataacaaattaatattcaaataaatttagactaatttattaatataatttaaattctttaactaacttttaaaaataaaatatttaaacactTTTCTAATTTTTGGCTGACTGATAACTTTGAGTAAGACATATCAAAGTGTTAGCACACTTTTAATTGACGAATAAATTCAACTCAATCCATTTTTAGGGCACTGATACTTAGCCAAATTCAAATAATCGagttaacttattttttttatcttaataaaatGTTATACTAATATAAAATGTGTTATTTACTTTTTAAGGTAATCAATTCAATTAGAATATAGTAATGATATAAATGAGTTTTCTAATGGTTAGCaacgtatttttttttcattgcaatcttctcaaaactctttattaatgattaaattttattgaaaataaaaaaaaactataagtGAAAgcttattagaaaaaaaaaggagacctatatattttttttgtgtgatttcCACTCAATTTCacttaacaataaaaaaatataaaaaaatggattaCAAAATGCATGACAAATGTTTTTCACATTTTTACGTTTTATTCCATCACAAACCAAATACACATGATACAATTATCAACTTTTactacaataaatttaatttaatactcATTTAACATGATTTCAATTTATCTGTCTTTGTAATTGAGAGTTAAATTAGTAAAGCTAATATTAAACGTGTTATTAACAACTGTTTTAAGATAAGTATTATGTATACatattcacacaaaaaaaaaatcttaacacTTTATCACTCCAAGAAAATTATGGAATAGAAagcaattttagagataaaaaatagttagttggtataatgactaaattagaaaatattttagagattaaaattttttatagtttataaattagtttctattattgttaaataatttctaaattggtatttaattaactactaaagttttaactaccaattatttagattccaaatttgatagaaaaaaccttggtagttaattaaatattaatttaaaaactatttaacaataatagaaactaatttagaaactatttttttttagtttttaaaatggtttataatttatttactataacaactaattattttttatttttaaaattggtttctatttcatgattttttttgtagtgtattgttaaaattagattttttttatcaagtaaAATTTACCATATAATCATTAAAATGAATAAGTTGTGTTTTGATTATacgattttattataaatagatTAGACTAAGATAACacgattttaatatatttgaactgaaattatattaaaatgacactattaaatattttaataattaaaaaaaattattttgataattaaaaaataaaattacactagattaataaaattgtcgctaaaatcaatacaatatattttattgttattattgcgTATTATATTTcatcaatttatattttaagtgAGAACccagtattatttttttactatatagtaattacaaatattttattaacatatcattttaattaaaaactataatttttatataaaaaattaatttcacatcttcttaataaataaaagtaagtaACATGAAAAAACCTATCTaaccaaaatttaaactaataaaTTTGTAGTTTATGAGAGTGAAATGTGAAGTCAGAATCCTACCTTCACTAAAAATAGGTTAAATGAGCACCATATAACGATAAAATACTCAAAaactttaataatttaaaatttaatttggaTTAGAAGTGACATTATATCTCTGATATACTTgtcaaatcaaaatatttttcatcttcTTGGCTTGATAAATGCAACTCACTCTATTATTATATTGGTACAATCTAATCTAACTTACACAGCAATAAcctattgtttatatattaagaTTAAGTTAAAAGATATTTGGTGAGAAGTTAGAAGAGATTTTGAAATTGATAGGGAGTAGGGTTTTGTGTATTGAATTGATGGCACAGTGGCAATGTAGTGGTAACGTGGGAATCTCCACTATTTCAGACACAAAATCTTCGTTGGAGTGCGTTTATTCTTCTTCCATTCCATGCTCCTCTTGTTGGAACTTGATTCCTTATCTTCCTTCCACCAACCACAGTGCCATGCTTCTTCCCCTCTTCTTTCTCACTGTGACTTCAAAACACCAAACCTTTAACAGAGTACTTTGAATTGGGAAAAgcaaaaaaagttatattatgaATGTCTCATGCACCTACCTTTTCTTACCATTCACCACAAACTTTTCTTCCCTTGCGTTGGGCTGCTATAAAACACAATTCATTTTTACCTTTCCTTGCCAAAACACCATGATTCTTCAAATTTGGTTTTATGATTCATTCCACTAGTGCACAGTAGCACGCATTTATCTGCCTTTTGAAATTAAGTTCCCTCTATATTACACACAAGTGCTTGAGATAGAAATGGTACTTCCTCATCCATGATCTCAATCATTAGAGCATAAAGAACCACACTTCCCACAATCTCCTTCACCCACTTGTTTTCTTTTGTACCATCAAATTTGCTCAGTGGTGCAGGGTCTAATCCCAATAACCCAAGGTCAATTCCAAAAGATGCATCATGCATCAATAGGTTAAAATGTTAAATCATAAcacattacaaaaaaa encodes:
- the LOC137807408 gene encoding probable LRR receptor-like serine/threonine-protein kinase At2g23950 codes for the protein MALHFLFLLFFLSFSSASQPRNPEVEALMNIKAALNDPHGVLNNWDEYSVDACSWTMITCSSDDLVIGLGAPSQSLSGTFSPAIGNLTNLRQVLLQNNNISGNIPPELGALPKLQTLDLSNNLFSGVIPASLSQLNSLQYLRLNNNNLSGSFPESLAKTPQLAFLDLSYNNLSGPLPKFPTRSFNIVGNPLVCGSSTTEGCSGSTTLIPISFSQVSSEGKHKSKNLAIALGISLSCASLILLLFGLFWYRKKRQHGAILYISDYKEEGVLSLGNLKNFTFRELQHATDNFSSKNILGAGGFGNVYRGKFGDGTMVAVKRLKDVNGSAGESQFQTELEMISLAVHRNLLRLIGYCATSNEKLLVYPYMSNGSVASRLRGKPALDWNTRKRIAIGAARGLLYLHEQCDPKIIHRDVKAANVLLDDYCEAVVGDFGLAKLLDHADSHVTTAVRGTVGHIAPEYLSTGQSSEKTDVFGFGILLLELITGMTALEFGKTVNQKGAMLEWVRKILHEKKVAVLVDKELGNNYDRIEVGEMLQVALLCTQYLTAHRPKMSEVVRMLEGDGLAEKWASSHNYGNNDMNPSHSNNGSDSSSRPTSASKHDDDVHDRSSMFGMTMDDDDEQSLESYAMELSGPR